The DNA sequence GCTCTTTGCCCATAAGTCTAATCTGACGTTGGATACTGCTAATAAGCTGATTGAATAAGTCATATTCTTTCATAATAGCGTATTCTAGTGCCAAAATAGATTTTATCTCTAATTGAGCATAGGGATATTTTTTCAAATTGACATTATTCAAAAGATTGTTGAGCCAACGAGAAGCTTCTTCATATTTATCAGCATAATGACAAGAAATTGCACGATAAGTAATGTATTCAATATGCTTTGGCATATCGTCTTCATCTACTTCGTAGTCTGCAAATAGCATTTCATTTTCTATATACATATACGACTGTTCTCCAGCACGAATGCAACGCTCAATTTTTGTATGTAAAAACTGAGAAGGATAAGTATACCAACTATAATTTGTCAATAAGCTGCTGATTGCTTCATTAACATCTTCATAATATTTTTCAGCCTTACGATATACTTTGTAGTAGTTGTAGTACTCTAAGCGCAAGAACTCAAATAAAAGTCTGAAGTGATAGTAAATAGTATCTTTTTCGTAGGTAGCAAAAATCTTATTTACTTTTATCAAAATATCCTCAATCGGTTCTTCGTCGTCTGTAATACCTTCATCTCCTTCTACAAAAAGCCTGTGGAAAATATTGATACAACTCTGATATACAAACAGACGATGTGACTCATACAAACGAGCTACATTTTCAATTTCATTTTTGAGAAGCGTTAGTCCCAAACGCTCCACCTCATCTCCTGTCATAGAATAGACTCCAAACTTCTTGAAATAGTCAGAGAGAATATCTTCTGCTCTATCAATCGCCAACATATATGCAACGTGTTTGTTGTAGAGTTGAGAATACTCATAATGTTCTGGAGTATGAATATGAAGTTTTTTAAGAGCTTTATAAACTAGAGTAAGTTCATTGGAAAGGTCATAGTCTAATAACTCTTTTTCCAGTTTCTTAATCGTAGCAATAGATATGGTTTTCTTTTTTGTAAAAAGAACTTCATTGATGTTGGCAACCTTTTTCAGCAAATCGGTGCGAGGGCTTTCCATTTGCTGTAACAAATATTCTTCAATTTTTTGGTTTAAACGAGAACGCAATGTATAATACGCATTTGTATTTACATCCAATTCTTCCATCACTGTTCCATCTGCGTGAGTTCTTTCTCGTAAGGCTTTAAGTAAAAAAGCAGATTTATCAGCGTTACTGACAATTAGTGAATCGTATATTGCTTGGTAATCTTTTTCGGATAATTGCAGTATTATATTGGTGAGTTTTGCCATAATATTTTCTTGAATATATGCTTTCGGAAGCTATTTTTATATCACTTATTAAAAGGATGCTTAAAAAATTGGGAAAATCAGTCTCTAAACGTATGTTGAAATGAATACTTAATCATTTTAACCTAAAATTAAGAAAAACTCTAATGCCATAACAACTTTTGCATTCTTTTTTTTCAAAAAAAGTAAAATTTATACGTTGTTAATACAATTTTGCCCTATTCTTCTTCTTTATCCTCTTCTGTACCTTTGTATCTAGCTCGTAGAATAGACATATTAATTTTATCTGGAACTAAAATAGCCTCGGGAAAATCGTCTTTTATAGCTACTAATTTTCGCTGTGCTTCCAACTGACTTACAAAATACCCTGCTTTAATTTTAAATAACGGTTGCTCATATACCGACTCTGCTCTAAGCCCATGTTGAGACAAGATATAGCTTGCTTTATTTCTTACCTCCCTTGCTTTATCACTATCTGAACCTGTGTAAAGTTGAATACGATAGCCAGGCAAAGATTTGAATTCGACATTTTTTGCAGCCAAGCGAACAAGCATAGCATCTACGGCTGTTGCATCTGAAGTAGGTGGAGCAGTGTTGGTAGTTGTATTGATTGGAGTGGTAGTCTCTTCTATATTTTCTATATCTTTTTTTGGAGTTTTATAGGTAGCCAAAGCTGTTCTGAAAGCTCCCAAATCTTCATTATAGACAGAGGCTGTAGTATTGCCAGAAGGTTTTGTCGTTCCACAACTTGATAAAAATGCTACTGAAAGCAAAATGATTAGATAATAATATTTCATTATACTTTTATGGTAATTTGATGATTATATAAAATGGCAAATCAAATTTCTTATTAGTTAGAATCTGATTTGCCAAACTACCTTTTATTTTTTAGAAACTTATATTATCTATACAAATACAGTTCCTATCAAATCTGCAAACTTACGCTCACGCTGTGCAATTTCTTTTGGAGAAAGGTTTTCCAAACGCTCTGTGCCAAACTTTTCTACACAGAAAGAAGCCATAGCCGACCCTTTAACTACTGCCTTTGACATAGTTTGGAAATCTATTGTTCCTTGTTGTGCCATATAGCCAATAAAACCTGCTGCAAATGTATCTCCTGCCCCTGTTGGGTCAAATACTTCTTCTAATGGCAATGCTGGAGAGTAATAAATTTTATCCCCTTCTTCATCAAGTTGGAAAAGAAGCGCACCGTGTTCGCCTTTTTTAATGATTACGTATTTAGGTCCCATTTCGTGAATCTTACGAGCAGCTTTCACTAAAGAATACTCTCCAGAAAGCTGACGAGCCTCTTCATCATTGATAGAAAGAACATCTACAAGTTTTAATGTCTTTTTGAGTTCTTCTAAAGCAACATCCATCCAAAAATTCATTGTATCCATAACGATTAGTTTTGGACGTTTTTTCAATCTTTCAATAACTGTACGCTGTACTTGTGGCGCAAGATTACCAAGCATCAAATACTCACACTCTTGGTATGACTCTGGAATGATTGGGTCAAAATTTTCTAAGACATTGAGTTCTGTGATAAGCGTATCTCTTGAGTTCATGTCGTTGTTATACTTTCCTTTCCAGTAAAAAGATTTTTCATCTTCTTTTACCTGTAATCCTTCAGTATTTACACCATGCGACTCTAACATCTGAATTTTGTCTTTTGGAAAATCTCCACCCACTACGGCTACCAAATTGACAGGTTTTGTAAAATAAGAAGCGCAAAGGCTAATATAAGTGGCAGCACCACCAATAATTTTGTCTGTACTTCCGAAAGGAGTTTCGATAGCATCAAATGCCACCGAACCGACTACTAATAAACTCATAAAAAACGAATGAATAATGAAAAATGGATAATTGACAATATATTTGAATAATGAAAAATCAGATTGTCTATTACTTTTAAAATTTTAAAGAGACAAATTTCTAAAAAAAGCCTACCAATTACAAATCATTTGTCTTGAAAGTATCGCCTTGTCGAATATCACCTGTCTGATAGCCTTTCAAAAACCAACGTTTTCTCTGTGCAGATGTTCCGTGTGTGAAGGTCTCTGGCACAGCATATCCTTGTGCTTGCTTTTGTAAACGGTCGTCTCCGATGGCATTAGCAGCATTTAAAGCTTCTTCTATATCTCCTTCCTCTAAAACATCTTTCCACTTGTCGGCATAATGCGCCCACACACCAGCATAAAAATCAGCTTGAAGTTCTAGCCTCACAGAAAGCTCGTTTTGCTTGGCTTTAGAAACTCTGCCACGTTGCTGATTGACATAATCGCTTGCACCTAGTTTTTTTTGTATGTGATGTCCTACTTCATGGGCAATTACGTAGGCTGCTGCAAAGTCTCCTCCTGCCCCAAAACGATTTTGGAGTTCATTAAAAAAAGTGAGGTCAATGTAAATATCTTGGTCTGCTGGACAGTAGAAAGGTCCTGTGGCAGACTGTCCCATTCCACAAGCTGTCGATGTTGCTCCACTAAAAAGCACCAATTTTGGTTCTGGATAATCTGCATTAAATTCTTCTGCAAAAATTTTATTCCAAACATCTTCTGTATCTTTCAAAACAACAGAAGCAAACTTTCCCATTTGGTCGGTGGGTTGTTCGTTTGAAGTAGTTGTGCTTTCTACACGATTTTGTGATTGAGGAGATGTAGATGCTCCTCCCAAAATGGCTGATGGGTCGCCTCCCAAAAGCATAATAATAATTACCATAATAACACCTCCGATGCCTAGTCCAGCTTTTCCAACTGTCCCACCCATTCGGCTACCACCGCTACCACGACGGTCTTCAATGTTACCACTTCCTTGTCTTCCTTGCCAACGCATAATTGTAAAAATTTAGAGTTTAAAAAATTAGATTACGGTATGATAACTCCAAAATAGATAAATTGTCTTAAAATCTTTTTTTTATTCAAAAAATAATCGATTGTAAAGTCATTTTTCCATAATGTTCAATCTAAATTTGTTTGTATAAGATTTTCTGTATTTTTGATGTTTTTCAAAAAAGTAAGAACAAAATTTTCAGATGTTACAAGATAGTAAGAACAAAATTTTAGACCATCCTTTGCTAATTTGGATTTTTAGCCTTGTTTTACATAGCATTTTATTCTTGCTAGTGTATTCTGTTTTTTGGGCTTCATACAGCGAAACCACTTTCATATTTCTACAAAACTTTTCGCCTCAAAAGACTTTATCTCCTTTCTTTCTTTGGTTATTGATTGTCTGTTTGGGAGTTAGCTTTTCAGCTATTTTCGTACAACTTTTTGCCTCCTTTCCTAAAGTAGAGCAAAAAACTAGAGTCTTGATTCTGTATATTTTAGTTTTTTTTGTAGCATTTATCCCATTATCTCTTTGGCTAGACAAGCATGTTGTGGCTGCTATGTGTGTTCTTTCAGGTGTTAGTTTGCTTATTATTAACTTTAAAAAAAATATTCTCTTTTACACCAATAGTTTTGTAGGCATATTACTTTGTTTGGCTGGGCTTTTTTGGTCATCAAAAGGATTTGGTTGGGCAATGGCTGCCAGTATTCCATTTTCTCTTTGGTATCTTCAAAAAGAAAACATCAAGCGTCAGTTTCCTCAATTTATTGTTTTGGTTTCCCTTATTTTATTAGCTACGCTATGGGATTTTATTCAAGATGAAATCATAACAGAACCATCTACCACTCATTTTTCATCAGAAAAAATTAAAAAAAATGTTCCTCAGTGGCTCTTAGACGAACACTTAATAGAAGTTGGCTGGTCGAAAAATGATTTTCGTTTGTGGCTTGGTGGCTTCAAAGGTTTTGATACAGAAAAAAAAGACGAGCATTTTTCGAAAGAAAGCATTGCAGAAATTACTGATTTTTTATTGCATTATGATACTGCCTTTCCAGTAGAGGGTAATCCAATTTTAGAACTTCGCTATGTCTTTTTACAAATTGCCTTACTCGTTTTTTGGTTTTTATTTTTGAAAAATGATGCACTCTCTCGCTATCGCTTACTGACATATTGGGCTGTTTTGTTTTTGATTTGGGCGTGGACAGAATACATCAGTCAAGATGATGAAAACGGATTTCTGATTGCTCTTTGTGCTTTTGGTGGACTTTTACCTCTCATTGGAGCAAATAGATTTAAAGATATTGTTTTTTTCAAAAATCATCAGAAAATTATTTTTATAGGAATTGTTATCCTTATTGTTGTAGAACTAACTGGAAGTTTGGCAGTCTATATTTCCAAAAGTATAGAGACACGCAGAGAATACGAAGAGTCAAAGGCTGTTTTAGAAATTATCTACCAAGCTCAACTTATCCAAAAAAATATTTATATTGACTGGAATGCTCATCTTGTCTATAAAACTTCCTTGCCTTTTTCTGCTTCTATTCTTTCAAAATTTAATAAAGAGCAATTAGAAAACCATTTGGTTTTGCCTATTCAAGAAGCAAAAAAAATAAATATACTTTCTTCTGAGGTATATTTTGTTTTTCTCTCCCCAGTCAGAAAACAACAAACTGATATGCTTCGTATTTATTTTAGCGAACATCACAATAAACTCGTAGAATGGAAAATGCTTCGAAAAACAGGAGAAATTGAAGTATGGAAGTTGATTGTTTTTTAAAAAACAAACCTATTCCATTTTTTTTGAATGCAACTGATACACTATTTTCTACTTATAGTACAACATTCAAAATAGTATTGTACTACAAGTAAGGTAGTTTTAATTTACTCTTAGATGACTTTTTAGCTAGAAAAATACAATTTAGAGTGTTTAGAATTGTTAAAATTAATTATTACATTTACCTAAACACCACATTCCTAAAAACCACTCAATATAGATACTTCTTCTAATTTGAAAAATATATAACTTATTAAATTACTTCTGCTTATTTAGCAAAATCTAGTTGAGATTTTGTAAAAGAATAGAACTATATGTCTGATACTTATTCCCAAAAAGTACACTCAAGGCATCAAGTAAGAACATTACAAAGCAATGATAGCTATAATGCTAAGTTAATACGACGCATGCAGACAGCTACCATTTTTGCTCCTGTATTGATAGGTATTTTGATGGCTATTAGCTTTTTTGTACTTCAAAATTTTCTTGCAAAACAGCAAGATGATGCTAGTGTAATCAATATTTCTGGACGACAGAGAATGCTAAGTCAGCGTATTGCGAAACATTCAGTATATATGACCATTACGAGGGGAGAAGCACAGGCTAGTCATATCAAGTCGCTTAATAAAGCCTTAGATACTTTTAAGGAATCACATCAAAACCTTACAAAAAAAAGTAATAGCTTAGGCTTTAGTGATAATTATATGCTCTCTGATAACATCAAACATCTATACGACTCTTTAGAACCCCACTATCAAGGACTTATAAAAAGTGTAGATAATTTGCTAGTAGCCAATATTTTACCTAATTCGGCAAAGCGAGCTGAAAATCTTGCAAAGAACTTTGAACACATAGAAAAACATGAAAGAGCTTTTTTACCTATCATGAACACTATCGTTTTTACCTATGACCAAGAAGGACAGGCAAAGGTAGTGCGTCTGCGCTGGGTACAAGGGATAGTAGCTCTTTTTGTATTTTTATTTGCTGTGAGTTTATCTTTTTTCGGTATGCATCCTATGGTCAAAAAAGTTAAACAAGCATTTGTTGATGTAGAAGACGCAAATGCAGAACTTTCTACACAGAACGAAGAGTTACAAGCCTCAGAAGAAGAGATAAGACAAAATGCTGAAGAACTTAGTGCAATGAATGATAATCTTAAAATTTCAGAACACACACTCAAGACGTATATCAACCGAGTAAGAGAAGCTAAAAAAATGGCAAAACTGGCTGCCTATGACTTTGATATTGTTACAGGAAAAATTGCACATACCGAACATCTAAATTACTTACTAAAATTAGATGAAAATATAGTGATTACCAATAAATTAATTGCAGAGTATATTCATCACGATGATAAAGAAGAGGTTTTTGAGAAAAGACAAGAAGCTATCACACACAAAAAAGATGTTTTTTATCGTTTTAGGCTCAAAACAGAAAATTTTGAAGATTGGCATTGGTTTCAAGGAGCTACACATATCGTTTTGGATGAAGACGAAAGGTTAGATTATGTAGTCAATGTACTTCAAGATATTACAGAAACGGTTCAAAAAGAAAATGAAATAAAAAAACTATTAGAAAACTCCCAAAGCAAACAAGCCGAGTTATTAGCTTCAGAAGAAGAACTAAGACAAAATTCAGAAGAGTTACAAAGTATTAATGAGAATCTTTTTATTTCGCAGCGAGAAAGTGAAGAAAAACAACAGTTGCTCAACCGTGCAGAAGAAATGGCAAGAATGGGTAGTTATATACGACGATTTAAAACAGATACCATAACACATTCCGAAAACTTACCTCTGATTTATGGCTTTCCAAAAGGCAAAAGAATTAATAGAGAAATTTTTGCCCAAATTACACACCCAGACGATTTAGAGCAAAATAGACACAAGGTAAAAGTTGCATTGGAGCAGCAAAAAAGCAACATCTTTGTTACCTACAGAGCAAGACCTAACCAAGAAGATGATTGGAAATACTATGAATCTTTTACATTCATTAAATACAATGAAAACAAAGAACCAGATTCTCTGATAGGAACTGTGCAAGAAATAACAGAAGAAGTTTTGAAAAATCAAGAAATGCAAAAACTTTTAGACGAAATTTCTACCAACAAAAAATACTTGGATGAAGCTCAAAAATTAGCAAAAATTGTGAGCTATGAAATGGATATTTATTCAAAAAAAATAAAATGGTCGGAGAGTTTCAGTGAAATTTTTAATATTTTGCCTCAAGATATTCCTTACGATACAGAAGAGTTCCAACAATGGATGAAGGGAAAAAACTTGGAAGAAGCAAATGAAGGTTGGGCAAAAGCAATCACTAGCAAGACGAAGTTTGACGAAATATACCAAATAAATACCCCAAAAGAAGATGTATTTTATATTCGTGAGAGAGGATATCCTGTCTTCGATGAAAATGGAAATCTGATTTGTATGCGAGGAACGCTCCAAGATATTACTAAGACAGAACTTGTAAAAAAAGAAGCAGAGCAAAAGTCCAAACTTATCGAAAAACAGAACAATAATTTTCTTTCTAGTGTCAATTATGCTCAACGCATACAGTCTGCTATGTTAGGAGGAACACAAGAAGTTAAAGATATCTTTAAAGATGCTTTTATTTTCTTCGAACCTAAAGATATTGTTTCTGGAGATTTTTATTGGTATGAAAAGATAGATGATAGTAGAAAAATAGCGATTGTAGGAGACTGTACAGGACATGGTGTACCAGGGGCATTTATGTCTTTGTTAGGAACTACCATTCTGAATGAAATCATTTTGCAAAGACAAATAACCACACCAAGCAAAATTTTAGATGAGCTACAAAAAGAAATTAGACACATTCTAAAACAAGATACAACAGGAAATCGTGATGGAATGGATATCGCTGTCGTTGTAATTGATGAAGCTGTGGGAATGATGGAATTTGCAGGAGCTAAAAACCCATTAGTTTACATTCATAAAAGACGAAAACGAGGAGGTTCTGAGGCTAATTTGACAGTCATAAAAGCAGACCCTTTTTCTATTGGTGGAAGGAAAAGTAAAGTTTTAGAATCCACTTATACCAATCATATCATCAACTTGGAGGATGTAGATGCCTTATATCTGTATTCTGATGGCTATCAAGACCAATTTGGTGGCGAAAATGGAAATAAGTTTATGTCCAAAAATTTCCGTAAGTTATTATATGACACACATAGTACATCAATGCATCATCAGCGTGTTGCCTTAAAAAGAAAGCTCATGAACTGGATAGGAACAGAATACGAACAAATCGATGATATCTGTGTGATGGGAATTACTGTTTAATGTGAACTATATTATATATTTGGTACTGACCTATCGGTCTGACATTAATTAACTTAGGTCAGTACCAACAATTGTATAAACTACATTAGCTTCGCTCGCTTTTAGGTCTTAAACAACTTTATTGTCTATTCAATGATTTCAAAGGTTAGGAGTTGTGTTTTTTGAGCAGAACTAAAATTATTGTCTGAAACAAAAATGAGCGTTTTATTGCCGTTTGCTAACGTTTTTCCAAAAGTCATTCCTTCAATATTATCTACATGTGCTAAACCCATCTTATCAAAATCGGCAATGAGCCTTTTCTTAACTGGAATGTAGTCTTGGTTGGGTATTAGATTTTTTAGGCTTTCAATTTCTCTAGAATCGGTTGCTCCTTTTGTATCTACTAAAAAAAGCTTTACTGTAGTAGCTTCTACTTTGTAGCCTTCAGAATAGGAACGCTCCAAAACTAAAAACTGCTGATTTTTTGTTTCTGAATTTGTTTTCCATTCCAAAATTTCTACAATTCCATTGAGTCCAAAAGCTGTTTTTGGAATAGGTTCTTTTGCTACTGGTTCGGCTAAAT is a window from the Bernardetia sp. genome containing:
- a CDS encoding PfkB family carbohydrate kinase — protein: MSLLVVGSVAFDAIETPFGSTDKIIGGAATYISLCASYFTKPVNLVAVVGGDFPKDKIQMLESHGVNTEGLQVKEDEKSFYWKGKYNNDMNSRDTLITELNVLENFDPIIPESYQECEYLMLGNLAPQVQRTVIERLKKRPKLIVMDTMNFWMDVALEELKKTLKLVDVLSINDEEARQLSGEYSLVKAARKIHEMGPKYVIIKKGEHGALLFQLDEEGDKIYYSPALPLEEVFDPTGAGDTFAAGFIGYMAQQGTIDFQTMSKAVVKGSAMASFCVEKFGTERLENLSPKEIAQRERKFADLIGTVFV
- a CDS encoding neutral zinc metallopeptidase; the encoded protein is MRWQGRQGSGNIEDRRGSGGSRMGGTVGKAGLGIGGVIMVIIIMLLGGDPSAILGGASTSPQSQNRVESTTTSNEQPTDQMGKFASVVLKDTEDVWNKIFAEEFNADYPEPKLVLFSGATSTACGMGQSATGPFYCPADQDIYIDLTFFNELQNRFGAGGDFAAAYVIAHEVGHHIQKKLGASDYVNQQRGRVSKAKQNELSVRLELQADFYAGVWAHYADKWKDVLEEGDIEEALNAANAIGDDRLQKQAQGYAVPETFTHGTSAQRKRWFLKGYQTGDIRQGDTFKTNDL
- a CDS encoding PAS domain-containing protein, with the protein product MSDTYSQKVHSRHQVRTLQSNDSYNAKLIRRMQTATIFAPVLIGILMAISFFVLQNFLAKQQDDASVINISGRQRMLSQRIAKHSVYMTITRGEAQASHIKSLNKALDTFKESHQNLTKKSNSLGFSDNYMLSDNIKHLYDSLEPHYQGLIKSVDNLLVANILPNSAKRAENLAKNFEHIEKHERAFLPIMNTIVFTYDQEGQAKVVRLRWVQGIVALFVFLFAVSLSFFGMHPMVKKVKQAFVDVEDANAELSTQNEELQASEEEIRQNAEELSAMNDNLKISEHTLKTYINRVREAKKMAKLAAYDFDIVTGKIAHTEHLNYLLKLDENIVITNKLIAEYIHHDDKEEVFEKRQEAITHKKDVFYRFRLKTENFEDWHWFQGATHIVLDEDERLDYVVNVLQDITETVQKENEIKKLLENSQSKQAELLASEEELRQNSEELQSINENLFISQRESEEKQQLLNRAEEMARMGSYIRRFKTDTITHSENLPLIYGFPKGKRINREIFAQITHPDDLEQNRHKVKVALEQQKSNIFVTYRARPNQEDDWKYYESFTFIKYNENKEPDSLIGTVQEITEEVLKNQEMQKLLDEISTNKKYLDEAQKLAKIVSYEMDIYSKKIKWSESFSEIFNILPQDIPYDTEEFQQWMKGKNLEEANEGWAKAITSKTKFDEIYQINTPKEDVFYIRERGYPVFDENGNLICMRGTLQDITKTELVKKEAEQKSKLIEKQNNNFLSSVNYAQRIQSAMLGGTQEVKDIFKDAFIFFEPKDIVSGDFYWYEKIDDSRKIAIVGDCTGHGVPGAFMSLLGTTILNEIILQRQITTPSKILDELQKEIRHILKQDTTGNRDGMDIAVVVIDEAVGMMEFAGAKNPLVYIHKRRKRGGSEANLTVIKADPFSIGGRKSKVLESTYTNHIINLEDVDALYLYSDGYQDQFGGENGNKFMSKNFRKLLYDTHSTSMHHQRVALKRKLMNWIGTEYEQIDDICVMGITV